The following coding sequences lie in one Neorhodopirellula lusitana genomic window:
- a CDS encoding DUF1559 domain-containing protein — MRNHTQKHYASRQGFTLVELLVVIAIIGVLVGLLLPAVQSAREAARRMSCSNNMRQLALACHNYESSFKQFPASADNTNFVGVGRTWIRAVMPYVEQSELDDEKLELYGPNFDPESILTEVTILNCPSDPLSLDPVNVGFGSSVIATSSGTNYFGNAGHYGRSSNQYHGTDPSGWRGFPSVFKFSADGMFHSTGSAFGPVRFASVLDGTSNTLLVGERGLFPQKAGSVQTGGWLTTYTGAPFGMGHSVLCYDSPDEWGGGFVPYYGFPVNSDGVGGLLDDDDLTGGLGNRPDNDEHFYFSYHTGGSHFVLADGSTSFVTYSIAQDVLTAFLTKAGHEVNELEQ, encoded by the coding sequence GTGAGAAATCACACCCAGAAACATTACGCATCCCGCCAAGGCTTTACTCTCGTCGAGTTGCTGGTGGTTATCGCCATCATTGGAGTCTTGGTCGGCTTGCTTTTACCCGCGGTTCAGTCCGCACGAGAAGCAGCTCGACGCATGTCATGCAGCAACAACATGCGTCAACTGGCGCTTGCATGCCACAACTATGAGAGCAGTTTTAAACAGTTCCCCGCATCGGCGGACAACACCAATTTCGTCGGAGTCGGCAGGACTTGGATCCGCGCGGTCATGCCCTACGTAGAACAATCCGAACTCGACGATGAGAAACTCGAGCTATACGGTCCTAATTTCGATCCCGAGTCAATCTTGACCGAAGTGACGATCCTGAACTGCCCAAGCGATCCACTGTCACTAGACCCAGTGAATGTCGGCTTCGGTTCGTCCGTGATCGCCACTAGCTCCGGAACCAACTACTTCGGAAACGCGGGACACTACGGCCGTTCATCCAATCAGTACCACGGTACCGACCCATCCGGCTGGAGAGGTTTTCCTTCGGTCTTCAAGTTTTCGGCTGACGGGATGTTCCATAGCACCGGTTCCGCGTTCGGCCCAGTCCGCTTCGCTTCGGTACTCGACGGCACCAGCAACACGCTACTCGTTGGCGAACGCGGTTTGTTCCCTCAGAAGGCTGGCTCCGTTCAAACCGGTGGCTGGTTGACGACTTACACCGGTGCTCCGTTTGGCATGGGACACTCCGTACTGTGCTACGACTCGCCTGATGAATGGGGTGGCGGTTTCGTTCCTTACTATGGCTTCCCAGTGAACTCCGACGGTGTCGGCGGCCTGCTTGATGACGACGACTTGACCGGTGGACTTGGAAATCGTCCCGACAACGACGAGCACTTCTACTTCAGTTACCACACCGGCGGTTCGCACTTCGTGCTTGCCGATGGCTCGACCAGTTTCGTGACTTACTCGATCGCACAAGACGTGCTCACCGCTTTCCTAACTAAGGCGGGTCACGAAGTAAATGAGCTTGAACAGTAA